ccacgttccctcttccggagggaacgtgcggcgtcccctcttccggaggggacaGCGGACGTcccacgtcccctccggaaggggaGACGCCGTTTtcggcgtccccccttccggaggggacgtgggcgtccggcgtcccctcttccggaggggacgccggacgccCGTTCcgggatttaaaaaaaattgcaatttttttttaaaaaaaaataaaaatttaaatctaattattgttttttatttaaaaaaaacaataaaataaataattattttaaataaattaaataattttagaaatttatttaatttaatatatattatttctataacttaaatttaaattattataattgcaGGGCGGAAAGCGTAGGGGGAAGACGTTTTTGGCCCCAGAATTAGGGGGATCGGGAGCCCGTCACGTTACGACGCGTAAAGTTTCTGCCTCAGCTCGACGGAAGAAACAAGCGCATACTTCTCCCGATGACGTCCGCATTTCTGTTGAGGATCTTAGAGAGTCTGATGATTTTGAGAGCTCAGAGGACGAGCCAagtgaaaaaatttacatttctaaACGGAAAAAGGGTGCAGGTGGTCGGTTCGTTGGCGACTCGTCATcaggtaaatataattaaatgattataattaatttaataatgttgttaaaaaaattaaatgtaatttaattatgtttaatgttACTTTCAGGGTCGAACAGACGACCTGAAGAGGTTGACGTGTGGACCGTTACTGGTCCAGTACCTGGTGGACCCAAGGATGACACTGTTATTCCTAGTTTTCTCGGGCATGTCGCTTCTCGGCTATGGGATGGGGCGGACAGAGGCGTGCTGTAGTGTCAGACTAGACATGGAGCTCTGAAGAAGCTGAGACAGTGGTATGAGATGGCCTCAGAGGAGGTTAAGGTGCTGATAGACGGGACTGAGATATCACATCTCCCGTTTATCATGTTTGATCATCTGGATATCCCGCTCCTTTCTGCATTTGTGGAGCGATGGCAGCCAGATACAAACTCTTTTCACATGCCATTCGGGGAGATGACCATCACATTACATGACGTGTGGCATATTCTTCAGATTCCAGTTGTTGGGGCTATGGTTTCAGGTGCGATATTCTGTTATATTTTTCACATTTAAATTTTgcgttaaaattaaaatttattattaaaatatttaatttgagattttgtaatttattaggTTTAATAATTCTTTAATTACGTCTCATTATTATGTTAGgtaaatttaatgttatttaggataagttaattgttttaggttatttaataaaatatttagacaaattagttgtttaatgtgGATTGTGTTTTGGTTTGCCAATTGTAATTTctttgcaggacttccctgaaaaatgggtgatgctcatttttaggggaagtgctgcccaattttttctagaaatttacTGTACCTATTGcgtgatattaatttaaattgcaaaattatGTTTTCAGGTCAGCCGAATAAGGCTCAGCTGATGGCTTACTGCGTACAGATTTTAGGTATTTCACCAGAGGATCTGGTGAGTAAGACGAGCAAGCATTTTGCCCAGGGAGGTGTGCTGATTGAGTCGATCATCAGCTTATGTAGGCATGGCCGTACTGCAGAGGTGGAGGCGATAGCCTGGATCTGGTTGACGTTAGGTTGCACTCTATTCACTGACAAGAGTGGCCATCGGATTAGACCTGCAACCATATGGGAGGTGCGGGACGGAGTCACAGATACGAGTACAGTTTCCTGGGGCTCAGCTGCACTAGCTTATCTCTATCGGCAGCTTGGAATCTCATCGAGAGGAGACTGCTCGGGTTTGACTGGGTGTCTGACACTGCTGCAGACATGGATTTATGAATACTTTCCATGCTTCCGGCCCCAGCGAGAGCGACTGTTGATCGAGTCTCATCTTCCTCGAGCTTCTAGCTGGAGTGCTACTGCGTCAGATTGTTCAGCCACCCGACTTTGGTCCTTGCGAGCTCGTTTGGACACGCTGACTGCTGAGGAGGTatgtaaatttgttaatttattagttaaattttattttattacgatcgctatattttaatttttgttttgtaattttttaacagATCACATGGCTCCCTTTTGGCGGCGAGCCTGCTGCCAGCGTAGAGCACACTGCATATTATGGTTGGATAGCGTACCGGGATATTGTCGAGCCGTACATGCCGTCTAGGGTGCTGCGACAGCTGGGTTATGTGCAGACTGTACCTGTGCCAATTTGTCGGCCAATAGGGGCTGTTAGGTCCTGGAAGTCACTCAAGTACTATGTGGACATGAGTGTGACGATTGCGGTTGACATGTGGAACGCTTTTCCGGTCATGTACAAGCTGCCGTTAATGGGATTTGAGGAAGCCCACGTTATTGCTGGAGGATGCCATCCAGCGTACCTGGACTGGTTCGAGCGCCATTCGCACCCCCGTATCCTTCCTGGCAGAGATCTTCCACGACGACATCCTCCCCGCAGCAACAACGATTATGtaagttttcattttataatttagtgaatattacatatatttaacATATTGAATTTACATGTCTATTTATGGTATTACAGTGGATGACGCTGATGACCACCGAGTTCAAGCATTTCATCCAAAAAGTCAGCACGATTACCGCCCAACATAGACAGCACTGCGAATTTGACGGCATTCCGGAGTTGGAGACTGAGACGGAGGAGGCAAGCACTACTTTGGAGAGAGTCATTGCCGCTTGGCGCAGTGCTGACTGAGTGCTGTTAGTATATGTTGtatgtttatattattagtACTTTTTTCTGATTATGGACTTGTTTTTTTTAGATGTTAGTTtctagatattttttttatattatgtacgtttttatttttatgcaatttcatgaacatttttaaatattacgtACTGTGGAGTTCAAAAATATTACACGTATAATAATTAAACACACAGTCAGCATAATTACCGAATAAACATTTTACAATCAACTCAATCTGCCATACCTATCAAACTATCCCATTGCTCTCTGCTATTAGCATATAAAGTATGCCAAGACTGAACAGTATGGTCCCTGTGCTGGAACCACAGGGTGGGAATTGGTGGGACAGGAAAATTATCCTGCAAATTCAACCTAACAAAATGAGCGCGTCCACTAATATACAATATCACTATCTCCTTCGATGGTCGTGAGTGAACCTCAGAGGAATGCAAAGGCAGAACAGTAAACGAAGAGAATCGCGTCTGTTGTAGCGTCCCGCCTTGTATGTAAATAACAGCTGCATTGAAGATAGAGGCAATAGGGAACAAGTCATCCAATACCTGCATCCATTTAATAAGTCagaatataaatatcattttttagaaaaatataataactttgtgataaatttatataattcaattaaataccTGCATCCAGTTGCGAGGGCCACACTCTCCCCCTTCCCAACTAATACGTGTAATGGCCGCTTGCAACCCATCAATGCAAATACCCTCGTATCGATAAGGGTGGGCGGAGATTTCGTTTGCAATGTTCATTCTAGTCATTCCCCACATCTCCTCGTCACCATATATGTGGTCTGCCACCACGCGAAATCCACAGTTGCCGTCTCCACGCACGTCCACAAGCTCGTCAACGAATGGTAAAAGGAATCCTGGAATAACCTCCGCATTTTGCAAACCAGCTgcgggaaataaaaaaaatattattataaataataaggATACTACTAGAGTAGACGTACATAACGAATATTAGTGGATGATAATTACCTGACGCGGATGTACGATTTTTCTGAGCTTTGGAAGATTTAGGACGACCAGGTACACGGTCCTTGTACTCATGACGACTCGGATCCCGCTTCGTTGATTTGC
This region of Mercurialis annua linkage group LG1-X, ddMerAnnu1.2, whole genome shotgun sequence genomic DNA includes:
- the LOC126666107 gene encoding uncharacterized protein LOC126666107, with the protein product MTSAFLLRILESLMILRAQRTSQVKKFTFLNGKRVQVVGSLATRHQGRTDDLKRLTCGPLLVQYLVDPRMTLLFLVFSGMSLLGYGMGRTEACCSVRLDMEL
- the LOC126665696 gene encoding uncharacterized protein LOC126665696, which codes for MRELSTDVYDRCGCVVRSTHQIPCACELREVVDSGNPISLDSIHPFWTKLVILGDGLDTSAQPDFAGFQTEEHQYFHEVADEVMTKDPSVLRDISRIVRERLHPEDLGYMEPEVKTNVRGRPKGSKSTKRDPSRHEYKDRVPGRPKSSKAQKNRTSASAGLQNAEVIPGFLLPFVDELVDVRGDGNCGFRVVADHIYGDEEMWGMTRMNIANEISAHPYRYEGICIDGLQAAITRISWEGGECGPRNWMQVLDDLFPIASIFNAAVIYIQGGTLQQTRFSSFTVLPLHSSEVHSRPSKEIVILYISGRAHFVRLNLQDNFPVPPIPTLWFQHRDHTVQSWHTLYANSREQWDSLIGMAD